The following are encoded together in the Lathyrus oleraceus cultivar Zhongwan6 chromosome 3, CAAS_Psat_ZW6_1.0, whole genome shotgun sequence genome:
- the LOC127126373 gene encoding uncharacterized protein LOC127126373: MANWRQNQGITNHQVGHWGSSSYNGKPPLDNRFPTVPAWEKKFCASVGSVPWKKVIEGKRYMYMHSSVVNWEDSAVKEAFDNAKNRFWAEINGFHCNIPLPDPDMYIDNVDWDASVDPELYLDLDREIEASRNMLEKSQETVILGSSLLLNQSLSGPGWGIEPTGWGDDEEVTKPPEPNPACGWGWGAEEEVTKPPEQSYAGDGWGSNNHENNERNSWEQNDSQRWIPKEQYGGDLHDKYQASNGGNRNWGAWEGNNRRRENNISWSKNQAYHHDNNEYRGRRNGGRGGGGGGRRGNYTYAAKVAATPSAW, from the exons ATGGCAAATTGGAGACAAAACCAAGGGATCACTAATCATCAAGTGGGTCACTGGGGATCCTCGTCTTATAACGGAAAACCACCTTTGG ATAATAGGTTTCCAACAGTTCCTGCATGGGAAAAGAAATTTTGTGCTTCGGTTGGCTCAGTTCCGTGGAAAAAGGTAATAGAAGGCAAGAGGTATATGTATATGCATTCCAGTGTGGTAAACTGGGAAGACTCTGCTGTCAAAGAGGCTTTTGACAATGCAAAAAACAGATTTTGGGCCGAGATCAACGGCTTTCACTGCAACATTCCGTTGCCTGATCCGGACATGTACATCGATAATGTAGATTGGGATGCAAGTGTTGATCCTGAACTCTATCTGGATTTGGATAGAGAAATAGAGGCCAGTCGGAATATGTTAGAAAAGAGCCAGGAGACTGTGATTCTGGGAAGTTCTCTCTTATTAAATCAATCGTTATCCGGTCCTGGGTGGGGAATAGAACCTACTGGATGGGGGGACGACGAAGAAGTAACAAAGCCTCCTGAACCAAATCCGGCCTGTGGATGGGGATGGGGGGCCGAAGAAGAAGTTACAAAGCCTCCCGAACAAAGCTATGCTGGTGATGGATGGGGATCAAACAACCATGAAAATAATGAAAGAAACTCTTGGGAACAGAATGATTCTCAAAGGTGGATTCCAAAGGAACAATATGGTGGTGACTTGCATGACAAGTATCAAGCAAGTAATGGTGGGAACAGAAATTGGGGAGCATGGGAAGGAAATAACAGAAGGAGAGAGAATAACATATCATGGTCTAAGAACCAAGCATATCACCATGATAATAATGAGTATCGAGGAAGAAGAAATGGAGGAAGAGGGGGAGGAGGAGGAGGAAGGAGGGGAAACTATACTTATGCGGCCAAGGTAGCTGCAACTCCCAGTGCATGGTAA